A single window of Paroedura picta isolate Pp20150507F chromosome 8, Ppicta_v3.0, whole genome shotgun sequence DNA harbors:
- the DENND10 gene encoding DENN domain-containing protein 10 isoform X3 produces MEVPDSSVLKKVTHFSIVLTTKDFNPEKYAAFTRILCRIYLKYGSPVKMMESYISVLTKGICQSEENGSFLSKDFDVRKAYLAGSIKDIISQFGMETVILYTALMLKKRIVVYHPRIEAVQEFTRMLPVLAWHRQDWSILHSYVHLNDDELEALKMCPGYIAGFIDAEVSNRLDLYDVYVNLAESEITISQKAKEAMTMGKLHKEIGQLIVQSAEDPDRSNIQVVKDISRKTKEILTSLASLTEVLQDEEKPSLNFEALKQKKFPPATENFLYHLAAAEQMLKI; encoded by the exons ATGGAAGTTCCGGATTCTTCAGTCTTGAAAAAG GTAACACATTTTTCCATTGTCTTAACTACCAAAGACTTTAATCCAGAGAAATATGCAGCCTTCACTAGGATCCTCTGTAG aatATACCTGAAATATGGAAGTCCTGTAAAAATGATGGAGAGTTATATTTCTGTTCTTACAAAGGGAATCTGCCAGAGTGAAGAAAATGGCTCTTTCCTAAGCAAAGATTTTGATGTCAGAAAAGCTTATCTCGCAGGCTCAATCAAAG ATATAATATCTCAGTTTGGAATGGAAACAGTCATCCTTTATACTGCACTcatgttaaaaaaaagaattgtagTATATCATCCACGAATAGAAGCCGTCCAGGAATTTACAAG GATGTTACCTGTGTTAGCCTGGCATCGGCAAGATTGGTCTATTCTTCATTCATATGTCCACTTAAATGATGATGAGCTGGAGGCATTAAAGATGTGTCCAG GTTACATTGCTGGATTTATAGATGCTGAAGTCAGCAACAGGCTAGACCTTTATGATGTGTATGTGAATCTGGCTGAAAGTGAAATCACCATTTCGCAGAAAGCAAAAG AGGCAATGACAATGGGAAAACTGCACAAAGAAATTGGTCAGCTCATAGTTCAATCTGCAGAAGACCCGGACAGATCAAATATTCAAGTTGTAAAG GATATTTCACGGAAGACAAAAGAAATCTTGACCAGTCTGGCCTCACTTACAGAAGTCTTGCAGGATGAAGAGAAACCATCACTGAACTTTGAAGCACTGAAACAGAAGAAATTTCCACCAGCAACAGAAAATTTCCTGTATCATCTGGCAGCTGCAGAACAGATGCTTaagatctga
- the SFXN4 gene encoding sideroflexin-4 codes for MDLNLQFWQSEGKTFFQRFYHWLDILDPLLLFKYNKEIEKSRTILSTSEPDITKSLQNKTIKEAWKLSLASMNSSTGDAIPFVFRPPALLPFAVPLAVGVLSLHRNVKQAFNWQLFFHAYTCGFSVSHGNCTQDSKELSYMQVLLSTGTVLFSAGIAVLPHYIMTRYQVPSPSTQSFLTFTRGPVTAALCVFNVLLIRSSEFQNGIEIMDSKGDIVGVSQKAGEKAVGETAISRAVMIGPALCIPDIVLHYLKRTRTFVQYPRLGGSLKIMMIISILGLMIPVSFSWIPQLGTIQRSSIEPEIISSTEETEFFYNRGL; via the exons ATGGATTTGAATCTGCAATTCTGGCAAAGCGAGGGCAAA actttcttCCAAAGATTTTATCACTGGTTAGATATTTTGGACCCTTTGCTCTTATTTAAATACAAC aAGGAAATTGAAAAATCCAGGACAATTTTATCAACTAGTGAGCCagacatcacaaagtccttgcAGAACAAAACG ATAAAAGAAGCTTGGAAACTAAGTCTG GCTTCTATGAACTCTTCCACTGGTGATGCCATTCCTTTTGTATTTCGGCCACCAG ctcTCCTGCCGTTTGCTGTTCCGTTG GCCGTTGGTGTTTTATCACTGCACAGAAACGTGAAGCAAGCATTTAATTGGCAG TTGTTTTTCCATGCATATACATGTGGATTCAGCGTGTCACATGGGAATTGTACACAGGATTCAAAA gAGTTGTCATACATGCAGGTGCTTCTCAGCACAGGGACAGTGCTATTTTCTGCAGGCATTGCA GTTTTACCTCATTACATCATGACTCGTTACCAAGTACCGAGTCCTTCTACGCAATCCTTTCTGACATTCACACGAGGTCCAGTTACAG CTGCGTTGTGTGTATTTAACGTGCTTTTAATACGATCAAGCGAGTTTCAGAATGGGATAGAAATTATGGATAGCAAAGGGGACATCGTAGGAGTGTCACAGAAAGCAGGAGAAAAG gCAGTAGGAGAAACTGCAATATCCAGAGCAGTAATGATTGGGCCAGCATTATGTATTCCTGATATTGTTCTGCACTACTTAAAACG CACCAGAACTTTTGTCCAATATCCTCGTCTTGGAGGTTCGCTGAAAATTATGATGATTATTTCAATCCTTGGACTGATGATTCCTGTTTCATTTAGTTGGATTCCACAATTAGGAACG ATACAACGAAGCTCAATTGAGCCAGAAATAATCTCATCCACGGAAGAAACAGAGTTCTTTTACAACAGGGGACTTTAA